Below is a genomic region from Pseudomonas sp. JQ170C.
GACGAACTCGATATTGCCGGCCACGCCACGGTCGAGCAGGCGGTCGCGACCAACCTTGAGCATCGACTCGTTGATGTCGGCCAGCACCACCTGGCCGGTGGGGCCGACCAGTTGCGAGAACTTGGCGGCCAGGTCGCCAGTGCCGCCGGCGATGTCCAGTACCCGGTTACCGCTGCGCACGCCGGACAGCTCGATGGTAAAGCGCTTCCACAGGCGGTGCATGCCGCCGGAAAGCACATCGTTCATCAGGTCGTATTTGGCTGCTACAGAATGGAAAACCTCAGCGACCTTCTCCGCTTTCTGGCTTTCCGGCACGTTCTGATAGCCGAAATGGGTGACGGGTTCGGCGTTGTCGCCTTTGCGCTGATTGTTCATATCGCTTCACCGGAAAAAATTACTGGCCATTCTAGGGCGTACGGTCGGATTTGTCTTGGCGGGGTGTGTCGCAGGTGGGGGGCGGGCATAATAGTCAGTATGCCTCTGAACCCAGGATTGAACGAATGACCCAGATCAGCGTTGAACGCAAACACAGCCTGGGCCGCCAAGCGGCTCGGGAAAAGGCCCAGGCCCTGGTCGACAAACTGGCCCGCGAATACGACCTCACTGCCCGCTGGGACGGCGACCGGGTCGAGGTCAAGCGCAGTGGCGCCAATGGCAGCGTGCAGATCGGCGAAGACACCATCAAAGTCGAACTCAAGCTGGGCATGATGTTGTCGATGATGAGCGGAACCATCAAATCCGAGATCGAGCGGGCTCTCGAGAAGGCGCTCGCCTAGCGGCTCAAGGGGGGAGTTTTTAGCTGCAAGCTGCAAGTGGTTTGCGGTGAGCGGGAGGAGGGCGAAGGTTTCAAGATCACCGCTGCTCCTACTTGCCGCTTGAAGCTTAAAGCTTGCAGCTGCCCTTTATTAGTGTGCCGTTTCTAATTTTTCTCCCTACCTTATGCTCAAGCCCAACTTCCATGGGCAGTTCCTCCATATCTATTCGAGCGTGAGGTGCAGAGCATGGCCAAAGTGATCCTGAAGAAGAAAGACGACGCCCAGCGTACGCTGGGTGAGGTGCGCGGCTACGCGCGCAAGATTTGGCTGGCAGGCCTGGGCGCTTATGTCCGGGTGGGTCAGGAAGGTGCCGACTACCTGAAAGAGCTGGTCAAGGCCGGCGAAACCGTCGAGAAGCGCAGCAAGAAGCGTATCGACCATGAGCTCGATGCAGCCAATAGCCAGATCGAGTCGGTCAAGGGCGAGATCTCCAGTGTGAAGGGCAAGGTCGAAGTCCAGCTCGATAAAATCGAAAAGGCTTTCGACACACGGGTTGCCAGTGCCTTGAATCGTATCGGCATTCCGTCTAAACATGACGTGGAGGCACTTTCTGCCAAGCTCGATGAGCTGACGGCATTGCTCGAACGTGTCGCGCGTAAACAATAAGGAGATCGGGATGGCTGGCAAGAAGAATAGCGATAAAGGAAGCAGCTCCTGGGTCGGGGGGATCGAGAAGTACTCCCGCAAGATCTGGCTGGCTGGTTTGGGTATCTACTCCAAGATCGACCAGGACGGCAACAAGCTCTTCGAGTCCCTGGTCAAGGACGGTGAGAAGGCTGAAAAGCAGGCCAAGGGATCCGTTGACGCGGCCAAGGCTTCGGCCAAGTCGGCCACCTCTCGGGTGGGTGATGTGAAAGACCGCGCACTGGGCAAGTGGAGCGAACTCGAAGAAGCTTTCGACAAGCGCCTGAACAGTGCCATTTCGCGTCTGGGCGTACCGAGCCGCAATGAGGTCAAGGCGCTGCACCAGCAGGTCGACACGCTGACCAAGCAGATCGAGAAACTGACCGGTGCCTCGGTCAAGCCGGCTTCCAGCAAGCCTGCGGCCGCCAAGACTGCAGCCAAGCCACTGGCCAAGGCTGCGCCGAAAGCGGCAGCCAAGCCTGCAGCTGCGAAGACTGCAGCGGCCAAGCCGGCTGCTAAACCTGCAGCCAAGCCGGCAGCAGCCAAAGCGGCAGCAAAACCTGCCGCGGCGAAAAAGCCTGCGGTGAAGAAAGCACCGGCCAAGCCAGCAGCAGCCAAGCCTGCAGCACCGGCCGTCAGTGCAGCACCAGCACCGAGCGCTGTACCTGCTGCCACTTCGGCACCGGCTGCACCGGCCGCACCTGCGCCATTGGCTTCGGTGAGTCCGATCAACCCGTCCTGATTTTCAGGCGGATCTGTCGCGGGGCAAGCCCGCTCCTGCAGAGGTTGCAGGAGCGGGCTTGCCCCGCGATGCTTTCAGCCACCCAGATAGCGCAACGCAATCTGCTCCGCGGCATGCCTGGAATCCGTTTCGAGGTGCGGCGCCACCAGCATCATCACCTGGTACACCACCACCCCCACTTCACCTTCACGGGCCAGCACCCGCTGGTAGTCCAGGGAGAACAGCAGGGTCAGGGTGATCTGCTCAACCAATTGCCCCAGTGCCCGTGTATCGCTGGTCACCTGCCCCTGGGCCTTGAGGCTGGCAAGCAGCGCCGCCAGGGTGCGCTTGAGGGCGTTTAGCAGGTTGCGCATGCCACGTGCCAGCTTGGGCAGGCGGCCAGTCAGGTTCGACAGGTCCTGGAACAGGAAGCGGTACTGGGCCATGCGCTCGACGATCAGGTGCAGGAACAGCCAGTAGTCCTCGGCATCCAGGCGCACCTCCAGCGGCGGGTCGAGCAGCGGGGTCAGCTCGTCTTCAAAGCGCTCGAACAAGCCCAGCACCAACGGCTCCTTGCCGTGGAAGTGGTAGTACAGGTTGCCCGGGCTGATGCCCATTTCGTTGGCAATCTCGAGTGTCGAGACATTCGGTTCGCCCTGCTGGTTAAACAGCTGCAGGGCACATTCCAGAATACGGTCGCGGGTTTTCATCCGTTCTACTTGTTCAGCGCGCCTGCACGTAGGTGCCAGGGGCGGGGTCCATGGGAGGGTAATTCTGGTTGCCCAGGGTGATCAGTGTTTCGCGCTGCGCACCGGAGCGGGCCTGAATCCATTCCAGCCACTGGGGCCACCAGCTGCCGTCGATCTGCTTGGCGTCGTAGAGCCACGCCCGTGGGTCACTGCTCAGGCGGGGGTTGTCGACGTAATGCGCCTTGGGATTGCCCGGTGGGTTGAGGATGCTCTGTACATGGCCGCTATTGGCCAGGATGAAGCGCTTGTCGCCCCCCAGCAGCAGGGTTGAGCGGTAGACCGCATCCCACGGGGTGATGTGGTCGTTGCTGCCGGCCACGCTGAAGCTGTCGACATTGACCTTCTGCAGATCGATGGGGGTGCCACAGACCTCAAGGCCTGCCGCATGGGCCAGGGGGTTGTGCTTGAAGAAATCCAGCAGGTCGCCGTGCAAGGCAGCCGGCAGGCGGGTGTTGTCGTTGTTCCAGTAGAGGATGTCGAAGGCCGGTGGTGCCTTGCCCAGCAGGTAGTTGTTGACGAAGTAGTTCCAGATCAGGTCGTTGGGGCGCATCCAGGCAAAGACCTTGGCGATCTCCCGGCCATCGAGCACACCTTGCTGGTAGGAACGGCGCTTGGCGGCCTCCAGCGTCTGTTCGTCGGCGAACAGGCTGGCCGGGCTGTCGATCTGGCTGTCGAGCAGGCTGACCAGGTAGGTGGCGCTGCTCACCCGGCGCAACTGGCGCTTGGCCTGCAGGTGGCCCTGCAGCGCCGCCATGGTCAGGCCACCGGCACAGGCGCCCATCAGGCTGATTTCGCGGCTGCCGGTAATTGCCCGGCACACGTTCATGGCCTCCTCCAGCGCCTCGACATAACTCGACAGGCCCCACTCGCGGTGGCGTGGATCGGGGTTGCGCCAGCTGACCATGAACGTCTGCAAGCCGTTCTTGAGCATGTACTGGACGAAGCTGTTGCCCGGGCTCAAGTCGAAGATATAGAACTTGTTGATCTGCGGCGGCACCACCAGTACCGGCCGGGCGTATTGGGTTTCGCTCATCGGCTTGTACTGGATCAGCTCCAGCAGCTCGTTGCGAAACACCACTGCGCCGGGAGTGGTGGCCAGGTTTCTGCCGACCTCGAAGGCGTCGGGGTTTACCTGGCGCGGCAGGCCGTCGTTATGGCGAAGATCGTCGATGAGGTGGTGAACCCCGCGTACCAGGCTCAGGCCGCCGGAGTTGAGCAGCTCCTTGACCGCCGCCGGGTTGAGCAGGGAGTTGCTTGGCGCCATCGCATCGTTGAGCAAGGCGAAGAGAAAGTGCGCGCGGGCGCGGTCATCGGCATCGAGCTGGCTTTCGTCGATCCACTGGCGGGTTTGCTTCTGCCAGGCAAGGTAGGCCTGCAGGCCACGGCTGTAGAAGGGGTTGAGGCTCCAGGCCGGGTCCTTGAAGCGGTTGTCGCGCGGATTGGGCTGGTGAGGGGTATCACCGAGCAGCACACGGCCCAACTGATTGCCCAGGGCGAGCACATGCTTGGCCGTGTGCAGCGGATGACGCAGGCTGTGCCGGCTGACATTGCGCAGCGTTGAAAGCAGGTCGCGACCACGCAGGCCGCTGATCGCACTCTGCACGTTCATATAGGTGGCGGGGACCGGTACCGACCCCTTCGCGGGCTTGTCTTTCATCAGGCAACACTCCGTCGTCAGGCCATCAACAAATAGATCAATGCAAGAGCGGCACCAACCTCATGCCGCGCACCGGGCCGCCTGGCATCCTGCCGAGGGCTCGGGTTCGCTGCTTCTCAGCTGGGGGCGGGCCGAGGGTGCATGACGGCGCGTTGGCGCTCTTGCTGGAGGAATTTCATGATGATCGGGGCCACGGCTTCGGCCCGGGTAATCAGGAACAAGTGACCATCGTCGATTATGTGTAGCTGGGCATTGGGAATACGCCAGGCCAGCAGGCGCATATTGATCAGCGGGATCAGCGGGTCGTCGTCGCCAGCCAGCACCAGGGTGGGCTGCTGGATCTTGTGCAGCCAATGGATGCTGGTCCAGCCAAACCCGGCAAACAGCTGCCAGTAGTAACCCAGCTTGCCCGA
It encodes:
- a CDS encoding TetR/AcrR family transcriptional regulator, yielding MKTRDRILECALQLFNQQGEPNVSTLEIANEMGISPGNLYYHFHGKEPLVLGLFERFEDELTPLLDPPLEVRLDAEDYWLFLHLIVERMAQYRFLFQDLSNLTGRLPKLARGMRNLLNALKRTLAALLASLKAQGQVTSDTRALGQLVEQITLTLLFSLDYQRVLAREGEVGVVVYQVMMLVAPHLETDSRHAAEQIALRYLGG
- a CDS encoding phasin family protein encodes the protein MAGKKNSDKGSSSWVGGIEKYSRKIWLAGLGIYSKIDQDGNKLFESLVKDGEKAEKQAKGSVDAAKASAKSATSRVGDVKDRALGKWSELEEAFDKRLNSAISRLGVPSRNEVKALHQQVDTLTKQIEKLTGASVKPASSKPAAAKTAAKPLAKAAPKAAAKPAAAKTAAAKPAAKPAAKPAAAKAAAKPAAAKKPAVKKAPAKPAAAKPAAPAVSAAPAPSAVPAATSAPAAPAAPAPLASVSPINPS
- a CDS encoding phasin family protein, which produces MAKVILKKKDDAQRTLGEVRGYARKIWLAGLGAYVRVGQEGADYLKELVKAGETVEKRSKKRIDHELDAANSQIESVKGEISSVKGKVEVQLDKIEKAFDTRVASALNRIGIPSKHDVEALSAKLDELTALLERVARKQ
- a CDS encoding polyhydroxyalkanoic acid system family protein yields the protein MTQISVERKHSLGRQAAREKAQALVDKLAREYDLTARWDGDRVEVKRSGANGSVQIGEDTIKVELKLGMMLSMMSGTIKSEIERALEKALA
- the phaC gene encoding class II poly(R)-hydroxyalkanoic acid synthase, whose amino-acid sequence is MKDKPAKGSVPVPATYMNVQSAISGLRGRDLLSTLRNVSRHSLRHPLHTAKHVLALGNQLGRVLLGDTPHQPNPRDNRFKDPAWSLNPFYSRGLQAYLAWQKQTRQWIDESQLDADDRARAHFLFALLNDAMAPSNSLLNPAAVKELLNSGGLSLVRGVHHLIDDLRHNDGLPRQVNPDAFEVGRNLATTPGAVVFRNELLELIQYKPMSETQYARPVLVVPPQINKFYIFDLSPGNSFVQYMLKNGLQTFMVSWRNPDPRHREWGLSSYVEALEEAMNVCRAITGSREISLMGACAGGLTMAALQGHLQAKRQLRRVSSATYLVSLLDSQIDSPASLFADEQTLEAAKRRSYQQGVLDGREIAKVFAWMRPNDLIWNYFVNNYLLGKAPPAFDILYWNNDNTRLPAALHGDLLDFFKHNPLAHAAGLEVCGTPIDLQKVNVDSFSVAGSNDHITPWDAVYRSTLLLGGDKRFILANSGHVQSILNPPGNPKAHYVDNPRLSSDPRAWLYDAKQIDGSWWPQWLEWIQARSGAQRETLITLGNQNYPPMDPAPGTYVQAR